The following proteins are co-located in the Flectobacillus major DSM 103 genome:
- a CDS encoding HesB/IscA family protein: MVTVTDIAANKIKELRDKEGLSNEYNVRVAVEGGGCSGLMYNLDFASTPQANDMVFEDKGVKIMVDKKSILYLAGTELDFSDGLNGKGFQFKNPNASRTCGCGESFAV; the protein is encoded by the coding sequence ATGGTAACAGTAACTGATATAGCAGCCAATAAAATTAAGGAACTTCGTGATAAAGAAGGTTTATCGAACGAATACAATGTACGTGTAGCCGTAGAAGGTGGCGGTTGTTCGGGCTTGATGTATAACCTTGACTTTGCGTCAACTCCTCAAGCCAACGATATGGTTTTTGAAGATAAAGGTGTAAAAATCATGGTCGACAAAAAATCTATTCTTTACCTTGCTGGTACAGAGCTAGACTTTTCGGATGGCCTTAATGGAAAAGGTTTTCAATTCAAAAATCCTAACGCTTCGCGTACTTGTGGATGTGGAGAGAGTTTTGCCGTATAA